One part of the Saprospiraceae bacterium genome encodes these proteins:
- a CDS encoding YdeI/OmpD-associated family protein codes for MELNEQGVKIPKVVKQILDHKIQVTDDFIGALEQNPIAKSAFDKFSNSHKREYIQYITEAKREETRRNRLLKSIEMLEMGKYKMTNRNINSMTRHTRNGFMGESVLQKICCQIPFEYF; via the coding sequence ATGGAATTGAATGAACAAGGCGTAAAAATTCCTAAAGTAGTAAAGCAAATTTTAGATCATAAAATTCAAGTAACAGATGATTTTATTGGAGCCCTTGAGCAAAATCCGATTGCAAAAAGTGCATTTGATAAATTTTCAAACTCGCATAAGAGAGAATACATTCAATATATTACCGAAGCAAAAAGAGAAGAAACGCGTCGCAATAGATTGCTAAAGAGCATAGAAATGCTGGAAATGGGTAAATATAAAATGACAAATAGGAACATTAACTCCATGACAAGGCATACTAGAAATGGATTCATGGGTGAATCAGTTTTGCAAAAGATATGCTGCCAGATTCCTTTTGAATATTTCTAA
- a CDS encoding DUF1801 domain-containing protein yields MNSFTHRIDTYISKSENFQNQYWNIRQLIHEQCPHCNETIKWGFPHFEYRGEILCSMAAFKQHCAFGFWKEELMVKSQNLMTDNGKTAMGDFGKIKTLLDLLTKIY; encoded by the coding sequence ATGAATTCCTTCACCCATCGCATCGATACCTATATTTCCAAATCTGAAAATTTTCAAAACCAATATTGGAATATAAGACAACTTATTCATGAGCAGTGTCCGCATTGCAATGAAACGATCAAATGGGGATTTCCTCATTTTGAATACAGGGGAGAAATTCTGTGCAGCATGGCTGCATTTAAGCAGCATTGTGCTTTTGGATTCTGGAAAGAAGAATTAATGGTCAAATCACAAAATCTAATGACAGATAATGGGAAAACCGCTATGGGTGATTTCGGTAAAATTAAAACCTTACTGGATTTACTCACTAAAATCTATTAA
- a CDS encoding DNRLRE domain-containing protein, whose product MKFYTWFFCLGSLLAGFSLRAQVLVLQPGPGEGQDAFLFELEPFTNFGDHPDFISFYWTFFGQEGAGISLLKFDLTKLSAQDKIKRAYLSLYHNASSTNQGQAGLNACYLKKVISPWTENTVNWNSKPKSTFSGAIYLPQSSSPNQDYTEIEITDFVKEWQNNPSENFGMLLDLENLSLLSSMKFCSSDCDEADRRPKLVIETIPLRDTCLILQPDAIHGQDAFIFSIEPSTNYGDYPDLISFSWTFFGIEGQGNSLLKFDLSQIPQNLEIEHASMSLFYNSLSTNQGQSGNNACYLRKIISNWDENSVTWNTAPNSTATGAQYLKTSNSMIQDYPNIDITDFVKEWYKNPSSNYGMILSLEDKSLFNSMKLCSSDYPDPIKRPILEVCFKKITANKEVLTQDSKISIYPSFIGNQIIVELGETVADLKVNIVNEQGKTVYIERFCNQHQVSIDSHLFLKGIYFIKVVTTENTQISRIIKMF is encoded by the coding sequence ATGAAATTTTACACTTGGTTTTTTTGTTTGGGTAGTTTGCTGGCAGGTTTCTCTTTGAGAGCACAAGTGCTTGTATTACAACCGGGGCCAGGCGAAGGTCAGGATGCATTCTTATTCGAACTAGAGCCTTTTACAAATTTTGGGGATCATCCAGATTTTATCTCGTTCTATTGGACCTTTTTTGGGCAGGAAGGGGCCGGGATTTCCTTATTAAAGTTTGATTTGACGAAGCTATCCGCTCAAGACAAAATTAAAAGAGCTTATCTATCTCTATACCATAATGCAAGCTCCACAAATCAGGGACAGGCAGGTCTTAATGCATGTTATCTTAAAAAAGTGATTTCCCCCTGGACTGAAAATACAGTAAATTGGAATTCTAAGCCTAAAAGCACTTTTAGTGGTGCGATTTATTTGCCACAAAGTAGTTCGCCCAACCAGGATTATACTGAAATTGAAATTACAGATTTTGTAAAAGAATGGCAAAACAATCCTTCTGAAAATTTTGGAATGCTTTTGGATCTTGAAAATTTAAGCTTGTTAAGTAGTATGAAATTTTGTTCAAGCGATTGTGATGAAGCAGATAGGCGCCCCAAATTAGTCATAGAAACCATACCATTAAGGGATACGTGTTTGATTTTACAACCAGATGCAATTCATGGGCAAGATGCTTTTATTTTTTCTATAGAACCTTCAACAAATTATGGGGATTATCCTGATTTGATTTCCTTTTCCTGGACATTTTTTGGAATCGAAGGCCAAGGAAATTCTTTATTAAAATTCGATTTATCTCAAATTCCACAAAATTTGGAAATTGAGCATGCATCCATGTCCCTTTTTTATAATTCGCTTTCTACTAATCAAGGTCAATCCGGAAATAATGCATGTTATCTTCGGAAAATCATTTCGAATTGGGATGAAAATTCAGTTACCTGGAATACAGCCCCCAATTCAACGGCGACGGGAGCACAATATTTAAAAACAAGTAATTCCATGATTCAGGATTATCCAAATATTGATATTACGGATTTTGTTAAGGAATGGTATAAAAATCCTTCTTCCAATTATGGAATGATACTTAGCTTAGAAGATAAATCATTGTTCAACAGTATGAAACTATGTTCAAGTGATTATCCAGATCCTATTAAGCGGCCTATATTAGAAGTTTGTTTTAAAAAAATAACGGCTAACAAAGAAGTTTTAACACAAGATTCTAAAATATCAATATACCCTTCTTTTATTGGCAATCAAATTATTGTTGAACTTGGAGAAACGGTTGCAGACTTAAAAGTAAATATAGTAAATGAACAAGGGAAGACAGTTTATATAGAGAGATTTTGCAATCAGCATCAAGTTTCAATCGATTCACATCTTTTTTTAAAAGGAATTTATTTTATAAAAGTCGTAACGACAGAAAATACCCAGATTTCGAGAATAATTAAAATGTTTTAG
- a CDS encoding S41 family peptidase — protein sequence MSSKVILYLVLSSFILFGAAISFNKNFEIAKNIEIFVNVYKEINANYVDETNPATLMKTGIDAMLHQLDPFTNYITEVQIENYRIAIEGKYNGIGVRAKKIGDYVTITEVYKDYPAFKAGIKVGDQVIAINGLDGKGKESEDLFQIVRGMPKSEVEFTVMRPGIKEKLNLKLIRDEVNIPNVPYSAMVNDEIGYVVLSTFTENAGKNIRDAVKKLKADHSTLKSVILDLRDNGGGLLGEAVEVCNVFIPQGQLVASTRSKLKERDQQYKTQNVPFSAEMPLVVLINSKSASASEIVSGTIQDLDRGVIIGQISYGKGLVQNTKDVGYNAKVKLTIAKYYIPSGRCIQSVKYENGEPVHLPDSLRVAFKTRNGRTVYDGGGVRPDIELPDANYPEVVQKLIDQDMIFKYCTDYCLKNPAPADAKGFEFLGFEDFLSYLNKNNFDDHNVLETKLEELQKLSEKEIDKAIQESLNGIKSQLNQKQWFEINKHKELIINIIEEEIVSRSFYEEGSLQKRMTHDPTIAEAISILSKPDQYKKILTQGK from the coding sequence ATGTCAAGTAAAGTCATTTTATACTTAGTTTTAAGCAGTTTTATACTTTTTGGAGCTGCAATTTCATTCAATAAAAATTTTGAAATCGCAAAGAACATAGAAATCTTTGTCAATGTCTATAAAGAAATCAATGCAAATTATGTAGATGAGACCAATCCTGCAACCCTTATGAAAACCGGGATAGATGCCATGCTACATCAATTAGATCCTTTTACAAATTATATTACAGAAGTTCAAATTGAAAACTACAGAATAGCAATTGAAGGAAAGTATAATGGAATTGGAGTGCGTGCTAAAAAAATAGGTGATTATGTAACGATTACAGAGGTTTACAAAGACTACCCGGCGTTTAAGGCCGGTATAAAGGTAGGCGACCAGGTGATTGCTATAAATGGTCTGGATGGTAAAGGGAAGGAAAGCGAAGACCTTTTTCAAATTGTTAGAGGAATGCCTAAAAGTGAAGTAGAATTTACCGTAATGAGGCCAGGTATTAAAGAAAAACTCAATTTAAAACTTATCCGAGATGAGGTGAATATCCCAAATGTACCCTATTCCGCTATGGTAAATGATGAAATTGGTTATGTTGTTTTAAGCACTTTCACAGAAAATGCAGGTAAAAACATCCGGGATGCTGTGAAAAAATTGAAAGCTGATCACTCCACCTTAAAATCTGTAATCCTGGATTTAAGGGATAATGGAGGAGGCCTCTTAGGGGAGGCTGTTGAGGTTTGTAATGTATTTATACCACAAGGACAATTAGTGGCCAGTACGAGAAGCAAACTAAAAGAACGGGACCAACAATATAAGACTCAAAATGTACCATTTAGTGCAGAAATGCCATTAGTGGTATTGATTAATAGTAAATCTGCTTCTGCTTCAGAAATTGTTAGTGGAACGATCCAGGATCTTGATAGAGGTGTAATTATTGGTCAAATTTCATACGGAAAAGGACTTGTACAAAATACAAAAGATGTTGGATACAATGCCAAGGTTAAATTGACGATTGCCAAATATTACATCCCTTCCGGCCGCTGTATTCAAAGTGTAAAATATGAGAATGGGGAACCCGTTCATTTACCAGATTCTTTACGGGTAGCATTTAAAACCCGGAATGGTCGGACTGTTTATGATGGCGGAGGGGTACGCCCGGATATTGAATTGCCAGATGCCAATTACCCTGAAGTTGTTCAAAAACTGATAGATCAGGATATGATTTTTAAATACTGCACTGATTATTGTTTGAAAAATCCTGCTCCTGCAGATGCTAAAGGCTTTGAATTCTTAGGTTTTGAAGATTTCTTAAGTTATTTGAATAAAAATAACTTTGATGATCATAATGTGTTGGAAACCAAATTGGAAGAATTACAAAAACTAAGTGAAAAAGAAATTGACAAGGCGATTCAAGAATCATTGAATGGAATTAAATCACAATTAAATCAAAAACAGTGGTTTGAAATTAATAAACATAAAGAATTGATTATCAATATTATAGAAGAAGAAATCGTGAGCAGAAGTTTTTATGAGGAAGGCAGTTTACAAAAACGGATGACGCATGATCCTACAATAGCTGAAGCAATTAGTATTCTAAGTAAACCAGATCAGTATAAAAAAATCCTGACCCAAGGAAAGTGA
- the tsaB gene encoding tRNA (adenosine(37)-N6)-threonylcarbamoyltransferase complex dimerization subunit type 1 TsaB, producing MKPIILNIETATKFCSVAVSKGDELISIYEDFNGDHTAVLNTLIRSSLKEADIDIQDLDAISVNEGPGSYTALRVGLVTAKGIAYALDKPLILISGLEALALACHGQYPGREFYLSMLDARRDEVYLSIYNANMEQIIPPQAVILNNELREIVQLHEFKCVIGGNGALKWNTYIQNWHVEIANVESSAKHLIPLSFKKYEHKIFSSVNLAKPFYLKEPNITVAKEKLINH from the coding sequence GTGAAGCCAATTATCTTAAATATTGAAACTGCCACTAAGTTTTGCAGTGTTGCAGTATCTAAAGGAGATGAATTGATCTCCATTTATGAGGATTTTAATGGAGACCACACGGCTGTATTAAATACCTTAATAAGAAGTAGTTTAAAGGAGGCAGATATTGATATTCAAGATTTGGATGCTATTTCTGTGAATGAAGGTCCGGGATCCTATACAGCGCTTCGCGTAGGGCTTGTAACTGCGAAAGGCATAGCCTATGCCCTGGATAAGCCATTAATCTTAATATCGGGTTTAGAAGCACTTGCACTAGCATGTCACGGTCAATATCCAGGGAGGGAATTCTACCTATCCATGTTGGATGCCCGGAGGGATGAAGTGTACCTTAGTATATATAATGCTAATATGGAGCAAATAATTCCGCCCCAGGCAGTGATTTTAAATAATGAGCTCAGGGAAATAGTGCAATTACATGAATTCAAATGCGTTATAGGAGGGAATGGAGCACTAAAATGGAATACCTATATCCAAAACTGGCATGTTGAGATAGCAAATGTTGAGAGTTCAGCAAAACATTTGATTCCTTTGAGTTTTAAGAAATATGAACATAAAATCTTTAGTTCTGTAAATCTTGCAAAACCGTTTTATTTAAAAGAACCCAATATTACGGTAGCTAAAGAAAAACTTATAAACCATTGA
- a CDS encoding helix-turn-helix transcriptional regulator — protein sequence MRNKKNETITLKKGPKEVQLDYSDLRRAVLVLRAVNHKLRQRVIDLLEENDTMTVTDIYIKLRLEQSVASQHLAILRRAGVVATERQGKFIYYSLDRDRLNQISKLVEDLAG from the coding sequence ATGAGGAATAAAAAGAACGAAACGATTACTCTCAAGAAAGGACCAAAAGAAGTTCAATTAGACTACTCTGATTTAAGGAGGGCTGTATTGGTGCTTCGTGCTGTTAATCACAAACTTCGCCAAAGAGTGATTGACTTGCTCGAGGAGAACGATACGATGACTGTCACAGACATCTACATTAAACTTCGATTGGAACAATCGGTAGCCTCACAACATTTAGCTATTTTGAGAAGAGCGGGAGTTGTCGCAACAGAGAGACAGGGTAAATTTATTTACTATTCTCTCGATAGGGACAGACTAAACCAAATCTCCAAATTGGTGGAGGATTTGGCTGGGTAA
- a CDS encoding helix-turn-helix transcriptional regulator yields the protein MKKIKVTFNPVQLDYSCELMRALAHPLRLKILEFIDRNGSVNVNKIYSSLKIEQSVTSQHLSILRITGVISTEKLGKFVHCSINYPCLEKAEKAVNNFLGRTQAQA from the coding sequence ATGAAGAAGATTAAGGTTACATTTAATCCTGTCCAACTCGATTATTCCTGTGAGCTCATGCGCGCTTTGGCGCATCCGCTACGGTTGAAAATTCTAGAGTTTATTGACAGGAATGGCTCCGTAAATGTTAATAAGATTTACTCAAGCCTCAAAATTGAACAATCCGTTACCTCTCAACACCTCAGTATTCTCCGAATAACCGGTGTCATTTCCACAGAAAAATTAGGCAAATTCGTGCATTGCAGCATTAATTATCCTTGTCTTGAAAAAGCCGAAAAAGCTGTAAACAACTTTTTAGGTAGAACACAAGCACAGGCTTAA
- a CDS encoding lipoprotein signal peptidase, with protein MQSKNLFSLSAITIVLILIIDQASKIWVKTHMEQGEEFLIFGLSWARIHFVENEGMAFGLSLGGSYGKLILSLFRLVAVSFLFYLLYRMIKSNEYFGLIISFSMILAGALGNIIDSLFYGIIFSASPYHGGQAVLFPPDGGYASFLMGKVVDMFYFPMINSHFPNWIPFWGGEEFEFFRPVFNVADSSIFCGICLFFIFYKKLKQPAEAK; from the coding sequence ATGCAGTCTAAAAATTTATTTTCACTATCGGCAATCACCATTGTGTTGATTTTAATTATTGACCAGGCTTCAAAAATTTGGGTTAAAACCCATATGGAACAGGGTGAAGAATTCCTAATCTTTGGATTAAGTTGGGCAAGAATTCATTTTGTTGAAAATGAGGGCATGGCTTTTGGATTAAGTCTAGGGGGCTCATATGGAAAGCTGATCCTCAGTTTATTTCGCTTGGTAGCAGTTAGCTTTTTATTTTATTTACTCTATAGGATGATCAAATCGAATGAATATTTCGGCTTGATAATTTCATTCTCAATGATTTTGGCTGGAGCATTAGGAAATATTATCGATTCCCTTTTTTATGGAATCATTTTTTCAGCGTCTCCATATCATGGAGGACAAGCGGTGTTATTCCCACCCGATGGTGGTTATGCCTCTTTCCTTATGGGAAAAGTGGTTGATATGTTTTATTTTCCAATGATTAATAGCCATTTTCCAAATTGGATTCCATTCTGGGGAGGCGAGGAGTTTGAGTTTTTCAGACCCGTATTTAATGTAGCCGATTCCTCCATATTTTGTGGCATTTGCTTATTTTTTATCTTCTATAAAAAATTAAAACAACCTGCTGAAGCCAAGTGA
- a CDS encoding T9SS type A sorting domain-containing protein, which translates to MKSTICIIVFICFGIPVLCQTLFSIIPPIKGGDKGQSILFVAAADSNGIAVLGNYPYYENGDSSQYKIQAYFARFDYTGKLLFQKNLIPTTVSPFILYRLPFIKKNDSIYYHYIYSYPKDSLLYSPVIYELNIKNGDIIRAKEIQVPKDSGTGITIFGGFLEHPNRILLINSIQKDKVRYAKILILDSLFNIRDQFDFNVYPFYYFVPKKIFCQINENIELVGYVMNKATDTIYPAFIKFDLTHKIQKLLVKKELLNFSFAGFEHYAIIKNPDLTWVIQIDKNIEKQNGPITDNVIAYIMKFSPEWDTLIWSTRIQAPNPNNMKLFSHYSLVKCMDGSGYIASGDVSQAPRDSTAYGILFKVGPNGDSLWYKKYYALGPDQSSWSVEMHPITPTPFNTYVVPGFVGDRKSQTTKPWLLHFDTDGCIVPGCNITVNNNEILKGRISAFKFYPNPIIGNQLYFLSRITKVDKCKFKLLDVNGQSFANCIFEANENAQYILQIPTTIPNGMYIVEITGKNFIQSEKIEILR; encoded by the coding sequence ATGAAATCAACTATTTGTATAATAGTTTTTATTTGTTTTGGAATACCCGTTTTGTGTCAAACCCTTTTCAGTATTATTCCTCCAATAAAAGGTGGAGATAAAGGACAATCCATTCTTTTTGTAGCTGCAGCAGATTCTAATGGAATCGCAGTTTTAGGAAACTATCCTTATTATGAAAACGGAGATAGCAGCCAATATAAAATTCAAGCATATTTTGCTCGATTTGACTATACCGGAAAGCTATTGTTTCAAAAAAATTTGATACCAACGACTGTTTCTCCATTCATATTATACCGACTTCCATTTATCAAGAAGAATGATTCCATTTATTACCATTATATTTATTCATATCCAAAAGATTCTCTGTTATATAGTCCTGTAATATATGAGCTTAATATAAAGAATGGGGATATTATTCGTGCAAAGGAAATTCAAGTACCAAAGGATTCTGGAACAGGTATAACAATTTTTGGTGGGTTTTTAGAGCATCCTAATAGGATTTTATTGATTAATTCAATTCAAAAAGACAAAGTAAGATATGCAAAAATATTAATATTGGATTCTTTATTTAATATAAGGGATCAATTTGATTTTAATGTTTATCCATTTTATTATTTTGTTCCTAAAAAAATATTTTGCCAAATTAATGAGAATATTGAATTGGTCGGATATGTAATGAATAAAGCTACCGATACGATCTATCCCGCTTTTATAAAATTTGATTTGACGCACAAAATTCAAAAATTATTAGTAAAAAAGGAATTATTAAATTTTTCATTTGCAGGTTTTGAGCATTATGCAATTATCAAAAATCCAGATTTAACCTGGGTCATCCAGATAGATAAAAACATTGAAAAACAAAATGGTCCGATTACAGATAATGTAATAGCATATATAATGAAATTTAGCCCTGAATGGGATACCTTAATATGGTCAACTCGAATACAAGCTCCAAATCCAAATAATATGAAGCTGTTTTCACATTATTCACTTGTAAAATGTATGGATGGCAGCGGATACATTGCTTCTGGAGATGTTTCTCAAGCCCCAAGGGACTCTACTGCATATGGTATTCTGTTTAAAGTGGGCCCGAACGGAGATAGCTTATGGTATAAAAAGTATTATGCATTAGGTCCAGATCAAAGCTCCTGGAGTGTAGAAATGCACCCAATCACCCCAACCCCCTTTAACACCTATGTTGTTCCAGGTTTTGTTGGTGATCGTAAATCTCAAACAACAAAACCTTGGTTATTACATTTTGATACGGATGGTTGTATTGTACCAGGATGCAATATAACAGTAAATAATAATGAGATTTTAAAGGGAAGGATCTCAGCATTTAAATTCTATCCTAATCCAATAATAGGTAATCAATTATATTTTCTAAGCAGGATTACCAAAGTAGATAAATGCAAGTTCAAACTGCTTGATGTCAATGGGCAATCTTTTGCAAACTGTATTTTTGAAGCGAATGAAAATGCACAGTATATTTTACAAATACCAACTACGATTCCAAATGGAATGTATATTGTTGAAATCACAGGAAAGAATTTTATTCAATCAGAAAAAATCGAGATTTTAAGGTAG
- a CDS encoding right-handed parallel beta-helix repeat-containing protein, with the protein MENLKLLSRLQLNQNTMFYKSYIYIYMIILICNCIGLSQSGEPCDASKIGALSKSFIDPNSNPSQFPKVCIKIKFHFVKENRPTSETVPSERIYADWLNGLNTAYESGNIHFTFDGDCPDVVDLGQDTIPSGFAAWYKIRNNPGLFGYDANAINIYATSKFGGGAGIRGDNILMSAGPIPTLVHELGHTLGLWHTFGKGNPDYYRTPFEHPWECKDGTNLNGHQSDGIADTPADAYTMDLDNDGLADEWDWFNNSACLQKQEINSYPDDCNDTTLDWTIPLDNWMSYYGNCKEKKFTNGQYEVMHEFIVNSFQAAVVTDCENDPYFNPVDCQNSDIIIDQPTIWQNGTMQLCKNQKILIEGSGSLTLINYKITKQDGPYPNCPGLSKLGNWDGIYLYPYTTGSGLPNGPALRVLGNSIIEYSENGINAFNFDKIEFSNSVFRNNGLGIYARNGLQGLLITNNSLIDASASKALREIYLNNCRGSIINSIISGSGMNTGIFSYYGALYISKSRIESFQTVIEKEQDKITGGFQESFGSSGSGLVIQNSDLISSYDKYQAIRIQGCKDVYVYKNYIHGSISATGISSGNWLSNNFKFNVLIISPQNDYLFSNNLFYGSQLELYNAQSLTNAICNRWQTDGTNAVAANAYPLKASWGSKNMSSGNQHVASTSPTMNSADPRQEITNYFDQQNPLEEFQYQGEFKGGESDLPIATCLYDYKSGVRQYDNNQIEDCDTIQLLQTWDSLNYQLVLQNQELETEIDSIQIVILKGQISELSFQKSAISSKALRCLRAINLQSQLYLDWVNKLDPELITLNQISELWNNENFEAIALVSGISLEANNDFQVLVNAAQMLADFVSDSVNIYALSLEQLQGLNSIAHQSYGDYSNELRAWLNAYYSIQIDWPLPLWPYASKSKAGKKKEASHFKIIPNPFEDCFQIRLSENEYSELNFKIGIYDNQGKKVFNAECKLNEYLCLPSLLRGSIYFIRIYDLTGNQIEASKVIFK; encoded by the coding sequence ATGGAAAATCTAAAATTGCTTTCAAGATTACAACTTAACCAAAATACAATGTTTTATAAATCATATATATATATATATATGATTATTTTAATATGTAATTGTATTGGTTTAAGTCAATCTGGAGAACCCTGCGATGCTTCTAAAATTGGAGCGTTATCAAAATCATTTATAGATCCCAATTCCAATCCTTCACAATTTCCTAAAGTTTGTATTAAGATAAAATTTCATTTTGTTAAAGAGAATCGTCCTACATCTGAAACAGTTCCATCAGAACGGATTTATGCAGATTGGTTAAATGGACTTAATACTGCATATGAATCAGGAAATATACATTTTACATTTGATGGTGATTGTCCGGATGTAGTTGATTTAGGCCAAGATACAATACCTTCCGGTTTTGCTGCTTGGTATAAAATTAGGAATAATCCTGGTTTATTTGGATATGATGCTAATGCAATCAATATTTATGCTACTTCCAAATTTGGTGGAGGTGCAGGAATTCGTGGAGATAATATATTAATGTCTGCTGGACCTATTCCAACTTTAGTTCATGAATTGGGTCATACCCTTGGATTGTGGCATACCTTTGGAAAAGGTAATCCGGATTATTACAGAACACCATTTGAACATCCATGGGAATGCAAAGATGGAACAAATCTTAATGGACATCAAAGTGATGGCATAGCAGATACCCCTGCAGACGCCTATACAATGGATTTAGATAATGATGGTTTAGCAGATGAATGGGATTGGTTTAATAATTCAGCTTGTCTCCAAAAGCAAGAAATTAATTCGTATCCAGATGATTGTAATGATACTACTTTGGATTGGACAATTCCTTTAGATAATTGGATGTCATACTATGGCAATTGCAAGGAGAAAAAATTTACAAATGGACAGTATGAAGTAATGCATGAATTTATAGTTAATTCATTCCAGGCAGCGGTGGTAACAGATTGTGAAAATGATCCTTATTTCAATCCGGTGGATTGCCAGAATTCGGATATTATTATAGATCAACCAACAATTTGGCAAAATGGAACAATGCAACTTTGTAAGAATCAGAAAATACTGATTGAAGGAAGTGGTTCGTTGACCTTAATAAATTATAAAATAACAAAGCAGGATGGCCCATATCCCAATTGTCCAGGATTATCCAAGCTTGGCAATTGGGATGGTATCTATTTATACCCATATACTACAGGATCTGGACTTCCAAATGGACCGGCACTTCGAGTTTTAGGTAATTCAATAATAGAGTATTCAGAGAACGGTATAAATGCATTTAATTTTGATAAAATCGAATTTAGTAATAGTGTATTTAGAAATAATGGTCTTGGAATATATGCCAGAAATGGCCTTCAAGGATTGCTTATTACGAATAATAGTTTAATTGATGCAAGTGCAAGTAAAGCATTGCGTGAAATTTACCTTAATAATTGCAGAGGATCAATTATAAATAGTATCATCTCGGGTTCAGGAATGAATACAGGTATTTTTTCTTATTACGGTGCCTTGTATATTTCAAAATCACGAATAGAATCTTTTCAAACAGTTATAGAAAAAGAGCAGGATAAAATCACAGGAGGATTTCAAGAATCCTTTGGTAGTTCTGGTTCAGGATTGGTGATTCAAAATTCAGATCTGATTTCTAGTTATGATAAATATCAGGCAATACGAATACAGGGATGTAAAGATGTGTATGTATATAAGAATTATATACATGGTTCTATAAGTGCAACTGGTATAAGTTCAGGAAATTGGCTTTCTAATAATTTTAAATTTAATGTTTTAATAATTTCACCACAAAACGACTATCTATTTAGCAATAACTTATTTTATGGAAGCCAGCTAGAATTGTACAATGCACAAAGTTTAACCAATGCAATATGCAATCGTTGGCAAACTGATGGGACAAATGCTGTAGCAGCAAATGCGTATCCTTTAAAGGCAAGTTGGGGTAGTAAAAATATGTCTTCAGGAAATCAGCATGTTGCAAGCACAAGTCCTACTATGAATTCAGCGGATCCAAGACAAGAAATAACAAATTATTTTGATCAACAAAATCCACTTGAAGAATTTCAATATCAAGGAGAATTTAAAGGAGGTGAATCTGATTTACCTATAGCTACTTGTTTATATGATTATAAATCAGGAGTTAGACAATATGATAATAATCAAATTGAGGATTGTGATACCATTCAACTCTTGCAGACATGGGATTCGCTAAACTATCAATTAGTTTTACAGAATCAAGAACTGGAAACGGAAATAGATTCGATTCAAATTGTAATTTTAAAAGGACAAATCAGTGAGCTTTCTTTTCAAAAATCAGCAATTTCAAGTAAAGCGCTTCGTTGTTTGAGAGCAATAAATCTGCAATCGCAACTATATCTTGACTGGGTTAACAAATTAGATCCAGAGTTAATAACTTTAAATCAAATCAGTGAACTTTGGAATAACGAAAATTTTGAAGCAATTGCTTTAGTATCTGGTATCAGTTTAGAAGCTAATAATGACTTTCAGGTCTTAGTAAATGCAGCCCAAATGCTTGCCGACTTTGTTTCAGATTCTGTAAATATTTATGCATTATCACTAGAACAATTGCAAGGTTTAAATTCAATTGCTCATCAATCTTATGGTGATTATTCAAATGAACTTAGGGCCTGGCTAAATGCGTATTATAGCATACAAATTGATTGGCCTCTGCCTTTATGGCCTTATGCTTCCAAATCTAAAGCCGGTAAAAAGAAAGAAGCATCGCATTTTAAAATTATCCCAAATCCATTTGAAGATTGTTTCCAAATCAGGTTATCTGAAAATGAATATTCAGAATTAAACTTTAAGATTGGTATTTATGACAACCAAGGCAAGAAGGTATTTAATGCTGAATGTAAATTGAACGAATATCTCTGTTTGCCTTCACTTTTGCGTGGTTCGATTTATTTTATTAGAATATATGATTTAACCGGAAATCAGATTGAAGCCAGCAAAGTAATATTCAAATAA